A genomic stretch from Papio anubis isolate 15944 chromosome 18, Panubis1.0, whole genome shotgun sequence includes:
- the CRYM gene encoding ketimine reductase mu-crystallin has product MNRVPAFLSAAEVEEHLRSSSLLIPPLETALANFSSGPEGGVMQPVRTVVPVTKHRGYLGVMPAYSAAEDALTTKLVTFYEDRGITSVVPSHQATVLLFEPSNGTLLAVMDGNVITAKRTAAVSAIATKFLKPPSSEVLCILGAGVQAYSHYEIFTEQFSFKEVRIWNRTKENAEKFADTVQGEVQVCSSVQEAVAGADVIITVTLATEPILFGEWVKPGAHINAVGASRPDWRELDDELMKEAVLYVDSQEAALKESGDVLLSGAEIFAELGEVIKGVKPAHCEKTTVFKSLGMAVEDTVAAKLIYDSWSSGK; this is encoded by the exons ATGAACCGCGTACCAGCGTTCCTGAGCGCGGCCGAGGTGGAGGAACACCTCCGCAGCTCCAGCCTCCTCATCCCGCCTCTAGAGACGGCCCTGGCCAACTTCTCCAGCGGTCCCGAAGGAGGGGTCATGCAGCCCGTGCGCACCGTGGTGCCGGTGACCAAGCACAGGGG CTACCTGGGGGTCATGCCCGCCTACAGTGCTGCAGAGGATGCCCTGACCACCAAGTTGGTCACCTTCTACGAGGACCGCGGCATCACCTCGGTCGTCCCCTCCCACCAAGCTACTGTGCTACTCTTTGAGCCCAGCAATGGCACCCTGCTGGCG GTCATGGATGGAAATGTCATAACTGCAAAGAGAACAGCTGCGGTTTCTGCCATTGCCACCAAG TTTCTGAAACCCCCCAGCAGTGAAGTGCTGTGCATCCTTGGAGCTGGGGTCCAGGCCTACAGCCACTATGAGATCTTCACAGAGCAGTTCTCCTTTAAGGAG GTGAGGATATGGAACCGCACcaaagaaaatgcagagaagtTTGCAGACACAGTGCAAGGAGAGGTACAGGTCTGTTCTTCGGtccaggaggctgtggcaggtgcaGATGTGATCATCACAGTCACCCTGGCAACAGAGCCCATTTTGTTTGGTGAATGGGTGAAGCCAGGGGCTCACATCAATG CTGTCGGAGCCAGCCGACCTGACTGGAGAGAACTGGATGATGAGCTCATGAAGGAAGCTGTGCTGTACGTGGATTCCCAGGAGGCTGCCCTGAAGGAGTCTGGAGATGTCCTGTTGTCAGGG GCCGAGATCTTTGCTGAGCTGGGAGAAGTGATTAAGGGAGTGAAGCCAGCCCACTGTGAGAAGACCACAGTGTTCAAGTCTTTGG